The Armatimonadota bacterium genome includes a region encoding these proteins:
- the pdhA gene encoding pyruvate dehydrogenase (acetyl-transferring) E1 component subunit alpha, with product MAKAKLESQTESPALLEDFYRQMLLIRHFEEKCNFAYRQGKVGGYMHVYIGMEATAIGFNAALKQGWDYVMAAYRDHPQPLLMGSDPVAVMAEIMGRKGGLSKGKGGSMHLYDIERGFFGGWGIVGGHNALATGLAFAAKYRGEDRVTVCYLGDGAANAGVFFEVLNMASLWDLPIVYVIENNEFAMGTRLEYHASDPELWKRGLPFAMECERIDGMDVLQVYKDARRIVDRTRKTSRPCVIEVMNYRFAGHGAADNDRQLYRTKEEEEKAAHRDPLPRLEKILIERNVMTREKMEAIDEEIRAEVDKIYEAADAVPFPDPSEVYDDVYTDMEPEKGH from the coding sequence ATGGCCAAAGCCAAGCTCGAATCTCAGACCGAATCGCCCGCATTGCTCGAGGACTTCTACCGACAGATGCTCCTCATCCGGCACTTCGAAGAGAAGTGCAACTTCGCCTATCGCCAAGGCAAGGTCGGAGGCTACATGCACGTCTACATCGGCATGGAAGCCACCGCGATCGGCTTCAACGCCGCCCTCAAGCAGGGTTGGGACTACGTCATGGCCGCCTACCGCGACCATCCCCAGCCGCTCCTCATGGGCAGCGACCCCGTCGCGGTCATGGCGGAGATCATGGGGCGCAAGGGCGGGCTGAGCAAGGGCAAGGGCGGTTCGATGCACCTATACGACATCGAGCGGGGCTTCTTCGGCGGCTGGGGCATCGTCGGCGGGCACAACGCGCTGGCGACCGGTCTCGCGTTCGCGGCCAAGTACCGCGGCGAAGACCGGGTCACGGTGTGCTATCTCGGCGACGGCGCCGCCAACGCGGGCGTGTTCTTCGAGGTGCTCAACATGGCCTCGCTGTGGGACCTGCCGATCGTCTACGTCATCGAGAACAACGAGTTCGCGATGGGGACGCGGCTCGAATACCACGCGAGCGACCCCGAGCTTTGGAAGCGCGGCCTGCCTTTCGCGATGGAGTGCGAGCGCATCGACGGCATGGACGTCCTCCAGGTCTACAAGGACGCCCGGCGCATCGTCGACCGGACGCGGAAGACCTCGCGGCCCTGCGTGATCGAGGTCATGAACTACCGCTTCGCCGGCCATGGCGCGGCCGATAACGACCGTCAGCTTTACAGGACGAAGGAAGAGGAAGAGAAGGCGGCCCACCGCGACCCGCTCCCTCGGCTGGAGAAGATCCTCATCGAGCGCAACGTCATGACGCGCGAAAAGATGGAAGCGATCGACGAGGAGATCCGCGCCGAGGTCGACAAGATCTACGAAGCGGCCGACGCGGTCCCGTTCCCCGATCCGAGCGAGGTGTACGACGACGTCTACACCGACATGGAGCCCGAGAAGGGGCACTGA
- a CDS encoding ammonia-forming cytochrome c nitrite reductase subunit c552, whose translation MSTPEPKRRTWIGPVVLIAAACGTFLLGLLAGSVQERRGEEAQSHARFFTPLGQWETDNSKWGLSFPREFEGWEKTRQMTSLTKYAGSGKRDYLQENPRLVVIWAGYPFAKDYNAPRGHGYSLEDVRGTGRISEKTPGTCYSCKSPDVPRLMSEIGPAKFYAAKFSSYKDQIGNTIGCRDCHNPTNLNLEINRPAIVEAYQRQGKDINKSSQNDMRSLVCAQCHSEYYFKGKVENYLTFPWDDGFDVEDFETYYDKNGHVDFAHAISGAKMIKMQHPDYEVYTHGIHSYRNVSCADCHMPYRTEGGVKITDHQIRSPLENLSNSCGVCHRWSESEIKSRVNSIQDKNREMLDQAEDALVALHLEIGDAWKAGATEEELAGPRDLVRRAQMFWDYVSATNGMGFHAPQESARVLNKSLNFSMKGRLATAGLRAKYGHTQPLPLPDIASKEKAQGYIKPFVLAAAPK comes from the coding sequence ATGAGCACACCTGAACCCAAACGACGCACCTGGATCGGCCCTGTGGTCTTGATCGCCGCTGCCTGTGGAACCTTCCTTCTCGGGCTCCTTGCAGGCTCCGTCCAAGAGCGGCGGGGCGAGGAAGCCCAAAGCCACGCCCGCTTCTTCACGCCGCTCGGTCAATGGGAGACCGACAACTCCAAGTGGGGCCTGAGCTTCCCGCGCGAATTCGAAGGCTGGGAAAAGACCCGCCAGATGACCTCGCTGACCAAATACGCCGGTTCCGGAAAGCGCGACTACCTTCAGGAGAACCCGCGCCTTGTCGTCATTTGGGCCGGATACCCGTTCGCGAAAGACTACAACGCTCCTCGTGGGCACGGTTACTCGCTCGAAGACGTCCGAGGCACCGGCCGCATCAGCGAGAAGACACCCGGCACGTGCTACTCCTGCAAGAGCCCCGATGTGCCCCGCCTCATGTCCGAGATCGGCCCGGCCAAGTTCTACGCCGCCAAGTTCAGCAGTTACAAAGACCAGATCGGCAACACGATCGGCTGCCGTGACTGCCACAACCCCACCAACCTGAACCTGGAGATCAACCGCCCTGCGATCGTCGAGGCCTACCAGCGTCAAGGCAAGGACATCAACAAGAGCAGCCAGAACGACATGCGCTCGCTCGTCTGCGCCCAGTGCCACAGCGAGTACTACTTCAAAGGCAAAGTCGAGAACTACCTCACGTTCCCCTGGGACGACGGCTTCGACGTCGAAGACTTCGAGACGTACTACGACAAGAACGGCCACGTCGACTTCGCCCACGCGATCTCTGGCGCGAAGATGATCAAGATGCAGCACCCCGACTACGAGGTGTACACACACGGGATCCACAGCTACCGCAACGTTTCGTGCGCCGACTGCCACATGCCGTACCGGACCGAGGGTGGCGTCAAGATCACCGACCACCAGATCCGGAGCCCGCTCGAGAACCTCTCCAACTCGTGCGGCGTCTGCCACCGCTGGTCGGAAAGCGAGATCAAGTCCCGCGTCAACTCGATCCAGGACAAGAACCGCGAGATGCTCGACCAGGCCGAAGACGCCCTCGTCGCGCTTCATTTAGAGATCGGTGACGCCTGGAAAGCCGGCGCGACCGAAGAAGAGCTCGCCGGCCCCCGCGACCTCGTGCGCCGCGCCCAGATGTTCTGGGACTACGTCAGCGCGACGAACGGCATGGGTTTCCACGCTCCGCAAGAGAGCGCGCGGGTGCTGAACAAGTCACTGAACTTTTCCATGAAGGGTCGCCTTGCGACGGCCGGTCTCCGCGCCAAATACGGCCACACCCAGCCGCTCCCCCTTCCCGACATCGCCAGCAAGGAGAAAGCACAGGGCTATATCAAGCCGTTCGTCCTCGCGGCGGCGCCGAAATGA
- the nrfH gene encoding cytochrome c nitrite reductase small subunit, whose product MTAVAAWTACGTFIGLGAYVATASNALSYASDDPKACINCHVMNSMYASWQRGSHAKVANCNDCHVPHDSVARKYWFKANDGLRHSTVFTLHQEPQVMRPIPESRKVIQENCVRCHTATMSSVKFPHDAQRWCTDCHRSTPHGSVHSISSAPNAAVPRLAPVTPDWMTGLKKP is encoded by the coding sequence GTGACCGCCGTCGCCGCATGGACGGCTTGCGGCACTTTCATCGGACTCGGGGCCTACGTCGCCACGGCGAGCAACGCCTTGAGCTATGCCTCCGACGATCCCAAAGCCTGCATCAACTGCCACGTCATGAACTCGATGTACGCGAGTTGGCAGCGCGGGAGCCACGCCAAAGTCGCGAACTGCAACGACTGCCACGTCCCTCACGATTCCGTCGCCCGGAAGTACTGGTTCAAGGCCAACGACGGTCTCCGCCACTCGACCGTCTTCACGCTCCACCAAGAGCCGCAAGTCATGCGACCGATTCCGGAGTCGCGCAAAGTGATCCAAGAGAACTGCGTCCGGTGTCACACGGCGACGATGTCCTCGGTCAAGTTCCCCCACGACGCCCAACGCTGGTGCACCGACTGCCACAGGAGCACGCCGCACGGCAGTGTCCACAGCATCAGCAGCGCGCCGAACGCCGCCGTCCCGCGGCTCGCCCCAGTCACTCCCGACTGGATGACCGGCCTAAAGAAACCATGA
- a CDS encoding alpha-ketoacid dehydrogenase subunit beta, with product MPGTIETTFRDAIHTAIDEEMGRNPDVFLIGEDIGRYEGTFKVTKGFWPKYGERRVVDTPIVEPGFTGIAIGAAMVGLRPIVEMMTMSFSILALDQIINHAAKVHYMTGGQAKVPMVVRGPGGAAKQLSAQHSHSMEGWYAHCPGLKVVAPSTVEDAYGLLKSAIWDDNPVIFTENPGLYTLKGTIPDDKDFSVPIGKSNVLREGSDMTLVGYSRMTQVNLAVAEKLAEDGISAEVVDVRSLLPLDTETIYASVRKTHRAAVVYEDWKSGGFGAEIAARIGEDCFDDLDAPVVRVGGLNVPMPYARVLELECIPDVDDVLAVVRKKLG from the coding sequence ATGCCCGGCACAATCGAAACCACTTTCCGCGACGCCATCCACACTGCCATCGACGAGGAGATGGGGCGCAACCCCGACGTGTTCCTGATCGGTGAGGACATCGGCCGTTACGAAGGAACGTTCAAGGTCACGAAGGGCTTCTGGCCGAAATACGGCGAGCGGCGCGTCGTGGACACGCCCATCGTCGAACCGGGTTTCACAGGGATCGCGATTGGCGCGGCCATGGTCGGCCTGCGGCCGATCGTCGAGATGATGACCATGTCGTTCTCGATCCTGGCCCTCGACCAGATCATCAACCACGCCGCCAAGGTCCACTACATGACGGGCGGGCAGGCCAAGGTGCCGATGGTCGTCCGTGGCCCCGGCGGTGCGGCCAAACAGCTTTCGGCACAGCACTCGCACTCGATGGAGGGCTGGTACGCCCACTGTCCCGGCCTGAAGGTCGTGGCCCCGTCGACGGTCGAAGACGCTTACGGCCTCTTGAAGTCGGCGATCTGGGACGACAATCCCGTCATCTTCACGGAAAACCCGGGCCTCTACACGCTGAAGGGAACGATCCCGGACGACAAGGATTTCTCGGTTCCGATCGGTAAGTCCAACGTCTTGCGCGAGGGCAGCGACATGACCCTCGTCGGGTATTCGAGGATGACCCAGGTCAACCTCGCCGTGGCCGAGAAGCTGGCCGAAGACGGGATCAGCGCGGAAGTGGTGGACGTCCGGTCCCTGCTCCCGTTGGACACCGAGACGATCTACGCGTCCGTCCGGAAGACGCACCGGGCCGCGGTCGTCTATGAGGACTGGAAGTCGGGCGGGTTCGGTGCCGAGATCGCCGCCCGGATCGGCGAGGACTGCTTCGACGACCTGGACGCCCCGGTCGTGCGGGTCGGCGGACTCAACGTCCCGATGCCTTATGCGCGCGTTCTGGAACTCGAGTGCATCCCGGACGTCGACGACGTGCTCGCCGTCGTCAGGAAGAAGCTCGGCTAG
- a CDS encoding DUF2807 domain-containing protein, which yields MKPGRFLALLVMVGILAGLFGMVVFGIVGFKKGMSSFAQSFDDFSGERVSAPTTVLQGTYESLGVSGPMDVTWQRAAKASFDVKCRPDTLKRIKYRLEDKSLEIHLTGKGDPGPVSIVVKGPQPASFSLAGSGDCVFDGLKGADFDVSVAGSGDVTLSGTLDDLQASIAGSGNLKADRLLSKSAEISIAGSGDAQVGTTDKLEVTIAGSGDVVYRGHPTVSQDVFGSGSVKRRE from the coding sequence ATGAAGCCTGGACGCTTCCTCGCCCTTCTGGTCATGGTCGGCATCCTTGCCGGTCTCTTCGGCATGGTCGTCTTCGGCATCGTCGGCTTCAAGAAAGGAATGAGCTCCTTCGCACAGTCGTTCGACGACTTCTCTGGGGAGCGTGTCTCCGCGCCGACCACCGTCCTTCAAGGCACCTATGAGTCGTTGGGCGTGTCCGGTCCGATGGACGTCACGTGGCAACGCGCCGCCAAGGCGTCGTTCGACGTCAAGTGCCGGCCCGATACGCTCAAGAGGATCAAATACAGGCTGGAAGACAAGTCGCTCGAAATCCATCTGACGGGCAAGGGCGACCCCGGACCCGTCTCCATCGTCGTCAAAGGCCCGCAACCCGCGTCGTTCAGTCTGGCAGGCTCGGGCGACTGTGTCTTCGACGGGCTGAAAGGCGCAGATTTCGACGTGAGCGTCGCCGGCTCGGGGGACGTCACCTTGAGCGGGACCCTGGACGACCTGCAAGCCTCGATCGCCGGATCCGGCAACCTCAAGGCCGACAGGTTGCTCTCGAAGTCGGCCGAAATCTCCATCGCAGGCAGCGGCGACGCGCAGGTCGGGACGACCGACAAACTCGAAGTCACGATCGCAGGTTCCGGCGACGTCGTCTATCGCGGACATCCCACCGTGTCCCAAGACGTGTTCGGTTCCGGCTCCGTCAAACGGCGCGAATAG
- the rdgB gene encoding RdgB/HAM1 family non-canonical purine NTP pyrophosphatase codes for MTDRIVVATHNVKKGVEMATILQARFPSLQILTFADFPGAPEPDETGSTYEENAVIKAGSAVAHTGEWCVADDAGLEIDAIPGELGVFSKRFIGEDAPFTEKMRVVLERLDGLPDEQRGARFRCFVALAAPGRPTETFEGVCEGRIALAPSGSGGFGYDPIFWLPDHGCTMADLTPGQKHAVSHRGKVLRLLGDRLAELGVAG; via the coding sequence TTGACCGACAGGATCGTCGTCGCGACCCACAACGTCAAGAAAGGGGTCGAGATGGCGACGATCCTGCAGGCCCGGTTCCCTTCCCTCCAGATTCTCACGTTCGCCGACTTTCCCGGCGCGCCAGAACCGGACGAAACCGGATCGACGTACGAAGAAAACGCCGTGATCAAAGCCGGATCGGCCGTCGCCCATACGGGCGAGTGGTGCGTGGCCGACGACGCGGGACTCGAGATCGACGCGATCCCCGGGGAGTTGGGCGTTTTCAGCAAGCGCTTCATCGGCGAGGACGCTCCGTTCACCGAGAAAATGCGCGTCGTCCTCGAACGGCTCGATGGCTTGCCTGACGAGCAGCGTGGCGCCCGGTTCCGCTGCTTCGTCGCCCTTGCCGCGCCAGGTCGGCCGACGGAGACCTTCGAAGGCGTCTGCGAAGGACGCATCGCCCTCGCGCCCAGCGGGTCCGGCGGATTCGGCTACGACCCGATCTTCTGGCTCCCGGACCACGGATGCACGATGGCCGACCTCACACCTGGGCAAAAGCACGCCGTCAGCCATCGCGGCAAAGTCCTGCGTCTGCTCGGCGACCGCCTTGCCGAACTCGGCGTCGCCGGCTGA
- the rph gene encoding ribonuclease PH: protein MRPDGRAPDQLRNVSMERGFAKFAEGSCLIKMGETHVLVTATVEERVPQFLKGSGQGWVTAEYSMLPRSGKQRNQRDSFRGPNGRSMEIQRLVGRALRAVMNLDCLGERTITIDCDALQADGGTRCASITGGYVALYDAVQWMMSQKMIRKNPLPEPLAAVSVGVCRNTEVLDLCYEEDSTAATDMNVVMTGSGKFVEVQGTAETAPFGADSLGRMLSLAKKGIDELVAKQREVLGV, encoded by the coding sequence ATGCGACCCGACGGAAGAGCCCCTGACCAACTCCGGAACGTCTCGATGGAGCGAGGTTTCGCGAAGTTCGCGGAGGGCTCCTGTCTGATCAAAATGGGAGAGACCCACGTCCTGGTCACCGCGACCGTCGAAGAGCGAGTCCCTCAGTTTCTGAAGGGTTCGGGCCAGGGTTGGGTCACAGCGGAATACTCCATGCTTCCCCGCTCGGGCAAACAGCGCAACCAGCGCGATTCGTTCCGAGGGCCGAACGGTCGCTCGATGGAGATCCAGCGGCTCGTCGGGCGTGCTCTCCGCGCCGTGATGAACCTGGACTGCCTCGGCGAAAGGACGATCACGATCGACTGTGACGCCCTCCAGGCTGACGGCGGCACGCGCTGTGCCTCGATCACCGGCGGCTATGTGGCCCTCTATGACGCCGTGCAGTGGATGATGTCGCAGAAGATGATCCGGAAGAACCCCTTGCCCGAACCGCTTGCCGCCGTGAGCGTGGGCGTCTGCAGGAACACGGAAGTCTTGGACCTGTGTTACGAGGAGGACTCGACCGCCGCCACCGACATGAACGTCGTCATGACGGGCTCGGGCAAGTTCGTCGAAGTCCAGGGCACCGCCGAAACGGCGCCTTTCGGTGCGGACTCTCTCGGCCGCATGCTCTCGCTCGCCAAGAAAGGCATCGACGAACTCGTCGCGAAGCAGCGCGAGGTCTTAGGCGTTTGA
- a CDS encoding MerC domain-containing protein: MKRFDVDKWGAFASGLCAVHCLLVGVAFGLLPVLGLEFMASHEAEIGFFSAAILFGFWAIASGRRKHGSWLPAKVFAAGLALVAVSHFVIGHPDGHGHGLHSAVGLQLPESFGAVGTAMAVAGGLTLVAFHFVNHRLANKATCGCPVCHIEDGVRPVVHERR; the protein is encoded by the coding sequence ATGAAACGGTTCGACGTCGACAAGTGGGGAGCCTTTGCAAGCGGACTCTGCGCGGTGCACTGTCTGCTCGTGGGCGTCGCGTTCGGACTTCTGCCCGTCCTCGGGCTGGAATTCATGGCCTCGCACGAGGCCGAGATCGGTTTCTTTTCTGCGGCGATCCTGTTCGGGTTCTGGGCCATTGCCAGCGGCCGAAGGAAGCACGGTTCTTGGTTGCCGGCCAAGGTTTTTGCCGCCGGACTGGCCCTCGTCGCGGTCAGCCACTTCGTGATCGGCCATCCGGACGGGCACGGCCACGGGCTCCACTCGGCCGTAGGGCTGCAGTTGCCCGAGTCCTTCGGTGCTGTCGGCACGGCGATGGCGGTGGCCGGAGGTTTGACTTTGGTGGCGTTCCACTTCGTCAACCACAGGCTGGCGAACAAGGCCACTTGCGGGTGTCCGGTCTGTCACATCGAGGACGGTGTGCGTCCCGTCGTTCACGAGCGGCGCTAA
- a CDS encoding tetratricopeptide repeat protein — translation MATSGQARKRAVRLTPQAIDLLTHRLIDDWAARGGTVKLTREARAERLGLSVVTTDRILKGLGVDRSSLITAFTSLGLPWDDRYCRSCSEESGPQPTTAVIGARPKRTWPVVASTFGTLAIIVASFVALRPLTVRADDDPVSKWQREYAATMNEAVQDYYDGDYESSRALLRKAKRMAVEFRDVLAIAWSTRVEADLEAERGDLEAALDKYGRARILFESVGALDGVAASIESTAEIELRSGRLKEARSLYLEFKRLAEQRQDSPGVASALRGLGSVEAKSGRRDAAKASFQKGLNVFSDRPDDNIAVDIRARLALVWAEEGDLRRAATVLGQCLRHWQRQGHERWVATTRAQLASVYMRAGDLDRARSEAEVARTGFQNVQDRVGVRECERLLESIGLRANG, via the coding sequence GTGGCCACTTCCGGGCAAGCCCGTAAGAGGGCGGTGCGCCTGACTCCTCAAGCGATCGACCTCTTAACGCACAGACTGATCGACGACTGGGCTGCGCGCGGCGGCACGGTCAAATTGACGCGCGAAGCCAGAGCGGAGCGCCTTGGACTCAGTGTCGTCACGACGGACCGGATCCTGAAGGGCCTTGGGGTCGACAGGTCCAGTCTGATCACGGCTTTTACGAGCCTGGGACTTCCTTGGGACGACCGTTACTGCCGTTCTTGTTCGGAGGAAAGCGGACCACAGCCGACGACGGCCGTTATCGGGGCCCGACCGAAACGGACATGGCCCGTCGTCGCCTCGACGTTCGGGACGCTCGCGATCATCGTGGCGAGTTTCGTCGCATTGAGGCCGCTGACGGTCAGGGCCGACGACGATCCGGTCAGCAAGTGGCAAAGGGAATACGCGGCCACGATGAACGAGGCCGTCCAGGACTACTACGACGGCGACTATGAATCGTCTCGTGCCTTGTTGCGGAAAGCGAAACGCATGGCGGTCGAATTCAGGGACGTTTTGGCGATCGCCTGGTCGACACGTGTGGAAGCCGACCTGGAAGCCGAACGCGGGGATTTGGAGGCGGCTCTGGACAAGTACGGTCGCGCCCGGATCCTGTTCGAATCGGTAGGCGCCCTGGACGGCGTGGCCGCATCGATCGAATCGACGGCCGAAATCGAACTTCGATCCGGCCGCTTGAAAGAAGCACGGTCGCTCTATCTGGAGTTCAAGCGATTGGCCGAACAGCGCCAGGATTCTCCCGGCGTGGCGTCCGCCCTTCGCGGTCTCGGAAGCGTCGAGGCGAAGTCAGGGCGGCGCGACGCGGCCAAGGCGTCGTTCCAAAAGGGATTGAACGTCTTCTCAGACCGGCCTGACGACAACATCGCGGTCGACATCAGGGCCAGGCTCGCCCTCGTTTGGGCCGAGGAAGGGGACTTGAGAAGGGCCGCAACCGTCCTTGGACAATGTCTGCGGCACTGGCAGCGACAAGGCCATGAGAGGTGGGTGGCTACGACGCGCGCCCAACTCGCGTCGGTCTACATGAGGGCGGGCGACCTTGATCGGGCGCGTTCTGAGGCCGAGGTGGCGAGGACGGGGTTCCAGAACGTTCAAGACCGCGTCGGGGTCCGTGAATGCGAGCGCCTGCTCGAATCGATCGGCCTACGCGCGAACGGCTGA
- the dnaN gene encoding DNA polymerase III subunit beta encodes MKATVTRKDLSAALSIASSASSARSSHPVLQAIRLKAEGATLNLMGCDGEMWATADCAANVETDGSVCVQQKLLSEIVGALTDGQVEITLEGTVVFLRANQSEWKLLALPAEEFPPIPDIQSESQLSIPMGELRAAVDSVSFAVSDDMSRAYLTGVLFSYDGQVLTMVATDTHRLAVNRMHREGIGSPLTAIVPEKALRTIKQLPIAEDENVTVRFDSTRLTVDAGSAKMVAQLLSGAYPNWERVVPQEFTRMWTIDRVELYENVKRAMILAKDNANRVRFSGKGDKVVISARSEDRGEAKEEVSIISKNGEVDIAFNGRYIMDALQSMPTEGVVAEMTEPSRPAVIRPIEGGENRFCVVMPMALG; translated from the coding sequence ATGAAAGCTACCGTCACCCGAAAAGACCTTTCCGCGGCCCTGTCGATCGCCTCGTCGGCGAGCAGCGCCCGCTCCTCCCATCCGGTCCTGCAAGCGATCCGGCTCAAAGCCGAGGGCGCGACGCTCAATCTGATGGGCTGTGACGGAGAAATGTGGGCCACCGCCGATTGCGCGGCCAACGTCGAGACCGACGGGTCGGTGTGCGTCCAACAGAAACTGCTCTCGGAAATCGTCGGCGCGCTGACCGACGGCCAGGTCGAGATCACGCTCGAGGGCACGGTCGTCTTCCTCCGCGCGAACCAGTCGGAATGGAAGCTCCTTGCCCTCCCGGCCGAGGAGTTCCCGCCGATCCCCGACATCCAGTCCGAATCGCAGCTCTCGATCCCGATGGGCGAGCTTCGGGCCGCAGTGGACTCGGTCTCCTTCGCAGTCTCGGACGACATGAGCCGGGCCTATCTGACAGGTGTGCTGTTCAGCTACGACGGCCAAGTCTTGACGATGGTCGCGACGGACACCCACAGGCTCGCCGTCAACCGCATGCACCGGGAAGGCATCGGTTCCCCGCTGACCGCCATCGTCCCCGAAAAGGCGCTTCGCACGATCAAACAACTGCCGATCGCCGAAGACGAAAACGTCACCGTCCGTTTCGATTCCACCCGACTCACCGTCGATGCCGGCTCGGCCAAGATGGTCGCCCAACTCCTGAGCGGCGCTTATCCCAACTGGGAACGGGTCGTGCCGCAGGAGTTCACCCGCATGTGGACCATCGACCGCGTGGAACTCTACGAGAACGTGAAGCGCGCGATGATCCTCGCCAAAGACAACGCCAACCGCGTCCGCTTCAGCGGCAAGGGCGATAAAGTCGTCATTTCCGCAAGGAGCGAAGACCGCGGCGAAGCCAAGGAAGAGGTGTCGATCATCAGCAAGAACGGCGAAGTCGACATCGCGTTCAACGGACGCTATATCATGGACGCCCTCCAATCGATGCCGACCGAAGGCGTGGTCGCCGAGATGACCGAGCCCTCCCGTCCGGCCGTGATCCGTCCGATCGAAGGCGGCGAAAACCGCTTCTGCGTCGTCATGCCGATGGCGCTGGGTTAG
- a CDS encoding sigma-70 family RNA polymerase sigma factor → MSDTQHEDSLAERRWLNALAKGDPNALGGIYELYGEKIFRYTFRMLGNRSDAEDATAETFLRVLRRSQELRADGAFRTWLFRIARNLCIDKMRQHRLLELPTDAHYTGTEERATLRVTVQQALNDLPPEYKDPLVLCDLEDISAREAADILQISVPALKSRLYRGRRALRDRLGGSIEKLK, encoded by the coding sequence ATGTCGGACACTCAGCACGAGGACTCACTTGCCGAAAGGCGCTGGCTGAACGCCCTGGCCAAGGGCGATCCCAACGCGCTCGGTGGGATTTATGAGCTCTACGGCGAGAAGATCTTCCGCTACACGTTCCGGATGCTCGGCAACCGGAGCGACGCGGAGGACGCGACGGCGGAGACCTTTCTCAGGGTCTTGCGGCGGTCGCAAGAGCTTCGTGCAGACGGTGCCTTCCGGACTTGGTTGTTCCGGATCGCCAGGAACCTGTGCATCGACAAGATGCGGCAGCACCGACTGTTGGAACTGCCGACCGACGCGCACTATACTGGGACGGAGGAACGCGCCACGTTGAGGGTGACGGTGCAGCAGGCCTTGAACGACCTGCCGCCCGAATACAAGGACCCGCTCGTGCTTTGCGACCTGGAGGACATTTCGGCGCGGGAAGCGGCGGACATCCTTCAGATCAGCGTGCCTGCGTTGAAATCGAGGCTGTACCGGGGGCGAAGGGCGCTCAGGGACAGGCTCGGCGGATCGATAGAGAAACTGAAATGA
- a CDS encoding DUF4397 domain-containing protein, with protein sequence MSLKRAASLAIATLTATLLLLGGCGGDGGGGGGSVGADPIVIFVNASTEGPLAFFLNDEQQGTDLAPKTVTAPIEVPFRSEADGGYDMTLEPPDRSDQYDNLAMIFQKDTNSLIAAIGIKNPIQGEEDKRLREIFQVIDRKTPNGNRSRLFIVHGFNRKEGFTTPSLIFQNYGDNPQFQTEAITYGSITTLEVDAKEYSTTSPDGNNHWIAKDAEGEQIYCEIPKITLQPGTLYVVLATGVESQNQNETLALTFLKVPTKD encoded by the coding sequence ATGTCGTTGAAAAGAGCCGCTTCACTTGCCATCGCCACCCTCACGGCCACGTTGTTGCTCCTGGGAGGTTGCGGAGGCGACGGCGGTGGAGGCGGAGGCAGCGTCGGTGCGGACCCCATCGTCATCTTCGTCAACGCCAGCACCGAAGGGCCCCTCGCGTTCTTCTTGAACGACGAACAACAGGGTACGGACTTGGCGCCGAAAACCGTCACCGCCCCGATCGAGGTCCCCTTCCGGAGCGAAGCCGACGGCGGGTACGACATGACGCTCGAACCGCCGGACCGGAGCGACCAGTACGACAATCTGGCGATGATCTTCCAGAAGGACACGAATTCGCTGATCGCCGCCATCGGGATCAAGAACCCGATCCAAGGTGAAGAGGACAAGCGGCTCCGCGAGATTTTCCAGGTCATCGACCGCAAGACCCCGAACGGCAACCGCTCGAGGCTCTTCATCGTCCACGGCTTCAACCGAAAGGAAGGGTTCACGACCCCGTCCCTGATCTTCCAGAACTACGGCGACAACCCGCAGTTCCAGACCGAAGCGATCACGTACGGCTCGATCACGACCCTCGAAGTCGACGCGAAGGAGTACAGCACGACGAGCCCGGACGGGAACAACCACTGGATCGCCAAAGACGCCGAAGGCGAACAGATCTATTGCGAGATCCCCAAGATCACCCTCCAGCCAGGGACGCTCTACGTCGTCCTCGCCACCGGAGTCGAGAGCCAGAACCAGAACGAGACCCTCGCCCTGACCTTTTTGAAGGTCCCGACCAAGGACTGA